One genomic region from Thermoplasmata archaeon encodes:
- a CDS encoding ATPase domain-containing protein: MEIKKIPTFVEGLDDALGGGLPTGHVILVSGLPGTMKSTLAYAILHNNAEKRHAKALYVTLEQTRRSLLAQMDAMGIPTEAVRGDLHLLDVGTIQKEIGKSATKPWIEFLRRSLTTAREIDGVDLVVIDSLEALEVIAKFQDRRAELFQFFEWLRDFGATTLVLAEAAPEAGFLGLEAPPQRKDEAYLADGIIELKMHPISDVEVQRRIRIVKMRGSNHKTGFHALVFEDGRFLVTSVISL; this comes from the coding sequence ATGGAGATTAAGAAGATCCCCACGTTCGTCGAGGGACTCGACGACGCACTCGGCGGCGGGCTCCCTACGGGACATGTGATCCTGGTGTCGGGCCTGCCCGGGACGATGAAGTCCACCCTGGCGTATGCGATCCTGCACAACAATGCGGAGAAGCGGCACGCCAAGGCGCTCTACGTAACCCTTGAGCAGACCCGCCGCAGCCTGCTCGCCCAGATGGACGCCATGGGCATCCCCACCGAGGCGGTCCGTGGCGATCTCCACTTGCTCGATGTGGGAACCATCCAGAAGGAGATCGGGAAGAGCGCCACGAAACCTTGGATTGAGTTCCTGCGGAGGAGCCTGACAACCGCCCGGGAAATCGACGGGGTGGACCTGGTGGTGATCGACTCCCTGGAGGCCCTCGAGGTCATCGCGAAGTTCCAGGACCGCCGGGCGGAGTTGTTCCAGTTCTTCGAGTGGTTGCGAGACTTCGGCGCCACGACCCTCGTCCTCGCAGAAGCAGCACCCGAGGCGGGTTTCCTCGGGTTGGAGGCGCCGCCGCAGCGGAAGGACGAGGCCTACCTCGCGGACGGCATCATCGAGCTCAAGATGCACCCGATCTCGGACGTGGAGGTCCAGCGGCGGATCCGCATCGTGAAGATGCGCGGGTCGAACCACAAGACGGGCTTCCACGCGCTCGTGTTCGAGGATGGACGGTTCCTGGTGACGTCGGTGATCAGCCTATGA